A section of the Kribbella sp. HUAS MG21 genome encodes:
- the treS gene encoding maltose alpha-D-glucosyltransferase — translation MLPEQHHGLTKSDPLWFKRAVFYEVLVRSFKDSNADGIGDLQGLTEKLDYLEWLGVDCLWLPPFYPSPLRDGGYDISDYTGVMPEVGTIADFAAFMEAAHARGIRIIVDFVMNHTSDQHPWFQASREDPEGPYGDFYVWSDTDDKYADARIIFVDTESSNWTWDPVRGQYFWHRFYSNQPDLNFENPAVGDAMIEALKFWLDLGVDGFRLDAVPYLFETDGTNCENLPRTHEFLKRVRKEVDANYEDRVLLCEANQWPADVVEYFGDRDSGGDECQMAFHFPVMPRIFMGVRRESRFPISEILAQTPEIPDTCQWGIFLRNHDELTLEMVTDEDRDYMWSEYAQDPRMKANIGIRRRLAPLLDNDTNKMELFTALLLSLPGSPILYYGDEIGMGDNIWLGDRDGVRTPMQWSPDRNASFSTATPGKLHLPVIMDPVYGFQAVNVEAEMENASSLLHWTRRMIQTRKQHPCFGMGTFTDLGGSNPSVLSYIREFGDDVVLCVNNLSRFPQPIELDLRQWQGVEPIELLGGVHFPTIGELPYLLTLGAHGFYWFRLPVAKPEAQPEKHEESI, via the coding sequence ATGCTGCCGGAGCAGCACCACGGACTGACGAAGAGTGACCCGCTGTGGTTCAAGCGGGCCGTCTTCTACGAGGTCCTCGTGCGGTCCTTCAAGGACTCGAACGCCGACGGCATCGGCGACCTGCAGGGTCTGACCGAGAAACTCGACTATCTCGAGTGGCTCGGGGTCGACTGTCTCTGGTTACCGCCGTTCTACCCGTCGCCGCTGCGCGACGGCGGGTACGACATCTCCGACTACACGGGTGTGATGCCCGAGGTCGGCACGATCGCCGACTTCGCCGCGTTCATGGAGGCCGCGCACGCGCGCGGGATCCGGATCATCGTCGACTTCGTGATGAACCACACCTCCGACCAGCACCCCTGGTTCCAGGCGTCCCGCGAGGACCCCGAGGGCCCGTACGGCGACTTCTACGTGTGGTCCGACACCGACGACAAGTACGCCGACGCGCGGATCATCTTCGTCGACACCGAGAGCTCGAACTGGACCTGGGACCCGGTCCGCGGCCAGTACTTCTGGCACCGGTTCTACTCCAACCAGCCGGACCTGAACTTCGAGAACCCGGCTGTCGGCGACGCGATGATCGAGGCGCTGAAGTTCTGGCTCGACCTCGGCGTCGACGGGTTCCGGCTGGACGCCGTGCCGTACCTGTTCGAGACCGACGGCACGAACTGCGAGAACCTGCCGCGCACCCACGAGTTCCTCAAGCGGGTCCGCAAGGAGGTGGACGCGAACTACGAGGACCGCGTCCTGCTCTGCGAGGCGAACCAGTGGCCGGCCGACGTCGTCGAGTACTTCGGCGACCGCGACTCCGGCGGCGACGAGTGCCAGATGGCGTTCCACTTCCCGGTGATGCCGCGCATCTTCATGGGTGTGCGGCGGGAGTCCAGGTTCCCGATCTCGGAGATCCTGGCCCAGACGCCGGAGATCCCGGACACCTGCCAGTGGGGCATCTTCCTGCGCAACCACGACGAGCTGACGCTCGAGATGGTCACCGACGAGGACCGCGACTACATGTGGTCGGAGTACGCGCAGGACCCGCGGATGAAGGCGAACATCGGCATCCGCCGCCGGCTGGCGCCGCTGCTGGACAACGACACCAACAAGATGGAGTTGTTCACCGCGCTGCTGCTCAGCCTGCCGGGCTCCCCGATCCTGTACTACGGCGACGAGATCGGCATGGGCGACAACATCTGGCTGGGCGACCGCGACGGCGTCCGGACCCCGATGCAGTGGTCGCCGGACCGCAACGCCTCGTTCTCCACCGCCACGCCGGGCAAGCTGCACCTCCCGGTGATCATGGACCCGGTCTACGGCTTCCAGGCGGTGAACGTCGAGGCCGAGATGGAGAACGCCTCGTCGCTGCTGCACTGGACCCGGCGGATGATCCAGACCCGCAAGCAGCACCCCTGCTTCGGGATGGGCACCTTCACCGACCTCGGCGGATCGAACCCGAGCGTGCTGTCGTACATCCGGGAGTTCGGCGACGACGTCGTGCTGTGCGTCAACAACCTGTCCCGGTTCCCGCAGCCGATCGAGCTCGACCTGCGGCAATGGCAGGGCGTCGAGCCGATCGAGCTGCTCGGCGGCGTGCACTTCCCGACGATCGGCGAGTTGCCCTACCTTCTGACCCTCGGTGCCCACGGTTTCTACTGGTTCCGGCTGCCGGTCGCGAAGCCGGAGGCCCAGCCGGAAAAGCATGAGGAGAGCATTTAA
- the glgB gene encoding 1,4-alpha-glucan branching protein GlgB — MGEREPFEVPAAPVEEPPVTAVPVDRTVLDRLVAGTYHDPHHVLGPHLGEHGVTVRVLRPFAKSVSVLYDGQRLDLRHEHDGVWVGVLDTDKVPDYRLEVTYTDGPATEADDPYRYLPSLGEVDLHLIGEGRHEQLWTVLGAHVRRYEGPTGVVTGTSFAVWAPNAQGIRLTADFNFWDGRAHPMRSLGGSGVWELFVPGVGPGTRYKFDICGRDGVWRQKADPMANLAETPPANASVVHESTYEWDDDAWIERRAVSQAYAEPMSVYEVHLGSWRKGKSYRELADELVAYVNEMGFTHVEFMPVMEHPFGGSWGYQVTSYFAPTSRFGDPDDFKHLVDRLHQAGIGVIVDWVPAHFPKDAWALARFDGTPLYEHPDPRRGEQPDWGTLVFDFGRPQVRNFLVANAIYWAEEFHVDGLRVDAVASMLYLDYSRSEGQWVPNQYGGRENLEAVSFLQEMNATLYKRVPGVITVAEESTSWPGVTRATHLGGLGFGFKWNMGWMNDSLRYLEHEPVHRQYHHHELTFSMMYAYSENFVLPLSHDEVVHGKGSLLRKMPGDRWQQLANLRAYLAMMWAHPGKQLLFMGCEFGQESEWSEKGELDWWLLDHSDHRGLQQLVRDLNRVYKDNPAFWRTDHAADRFSWIDANDAGNNVFSFVRYGDDDEPTVACISNFSALPHHGYRLGLPYAGRWEEVVNTDADTYGGSGVGNYGAVEADGPAWHGMTSSAELSVPPLATVYLRFTG; from the coding sequence ATGGGCGAGCGTGAACCTTTCGAAGTACCCGCGGCGCCGGTCGAGGAGCCGCCGGTGACGGCGGTGCCGGTGGACCGGACCGTGCTCGACCGGCTGGTCGCCGGGACGTACCACGATCCGCACCACGTGCTCGGGCCGCACCTCGGCGAGCACGGTGTGACGGTGCGCGTGCTGCGGCCGTTCGCGAAGAGCGTCAGCGTGCTGTACGACGGTCAGCGTCTCGACCTGCGGCACGAGCACGACGGTGTCTGGGTCGGCGTCCTCGACACCGACAAGGTCCCGGACTACCGGCTCGAGGTCACCTACACCGACGGCCCGGCGACCGAGGCCGACGACCCGTACCGGTACCTGCCGTCGCTCGGCGAGGTCGACCTGCACCTGATCGGCGAGGGCCGGCACGAGCAGCTGTGGACGGTTCTCGGCGCGCACGTCCGCCGGTACGAGGGCCCCACAGGCGTCGTCACCGGGACGTCGTTCGCGGTCTGGGCGCCGAACGCGCAGGGCATCCGGCTGACCGCCGACTTCAACTTCTGGGACGGCCGCGCGCACCCGATGCGCTCGCTCGGCGGCTCCGGCGTCTGGGAGCTGTTCGTCCCGGGCGTCGGCCCCGGCACCCGGTACAAGTTCGACATCTGCGGCCGCGACGGCGTCTGGCGGCAGAAGGCCGACCCGATGGCGAACCTGGCCGAGACGCCCCCGGCGAACGCATCGGTCGTGCACGAGTCGACGTACGAGTGGGACGACGACGCCTGGATCGAGCGGCGCGCCGTGTCCCAGGCGTACGCCGAGCCGATGAGCGTCTACGAAGTACATCTCGGGTCCTGGCGGAAGGGGAAGAGCTACCGCGAGCTGGCCGACGAGCTCGTTGCCTATGTCAACGAGATGGGCTTCACGCACGTCGAGTTCATGCCGGTGATGGAGCACCCGTTCGGCGGCTCCTGGGGCTACCAGGTCACGTCGTACTTCGCCCCGACCTCCCGGTTCGGCGACCCCGACGACTTCAAGCATCTCGTCGACCGGCTGCACCAGGCCGGGATCGGCGTGATCGTCGACTGGGTGCCCGCGCACTTCCCGAAGGACGCCTGGGCGCTGGCCCGGTTCGACGGTACGCCGCTCTACGAGCACCCGGACCCGCGGCGCGGCGAGCAGCCGGACTGGGGCACGCTGGTGTTCGACTTCGGCCGGCCGCAGGTGCGGAACTTCCTGGTCGCGAACGCGATCTACTGGGCCGAGGAGTTCCACGTCGACGGCCTGCGGGTGGACGCGGTCGCGTCGATGCTCTACCTCGACTACTCGCGGTCCGAGGGCCAGTGGGTCCCGAACCAGTACGGCGGCCGCGAGAACCTGGAGGCCGTCTCGTTCCTGCAGGAGATGAACGCGACGCTCTACAAGCGCGTCCCGGGCGTGATCACGGTCGCCGAGGAGTCGACGTCCTGGCCGGGCGTCACCCGGGCGACGCACCTCGGCGGGCTCGGGTTCGGCTTCAAGTGGAACATGGGCTGGATGAACGACTCGCTGCGCTACCTGGAGCACGAGCCGGTGCACCGCCAGTACCACCACCACGAGCTGACGTTCTCGATGATGTACGCCTACTCCGAGAACTTCGTGCTCCCGCTGTCCCACGACGAGGTCGTGCACGGCAAGGGCTCGCTGCTGCGCAAGATGCCCGGCGACCGCTGGCAGCAGCTGGCGAACCTGCGCGCCTACCTGGCGATGATGTGGGCGCATCCGGGCAAGCAGCTGCTGTTCATGGGCTGCGAGTTCGGCCAGGAGTCGGAGTGGTCGGAGAAGGGCGAGCTGGACTGGTGGCTGCTGGACCACAGCGACCACCGCGGCCTGCAGCAGCTGGTCCGCGACCTGAACCGGGTGTACAAGGACAACCCGGCGTTCTGGCGCACCGACCACGCGGCGGACCGGTTCAGCTGGATCGACGCGAACGACGCCGGCAACAACGTCTTCTCGTTCGTCCGGTACGGCGACGACGACGAGCCGACGGTGGCGTGCATCTCGAACTTCTCGGCGCTGCCGCACCACGGCTACCGCCTCGGCCTGCCGTACGCGGGCCGCTGGGAGGAGGTCGTCAACACCGACGCCGACACGTACGGCGGTTCCGGTGTCGGCAACTACGGCGCCGTGGAGGCCGACGGCCCCGCGTGGCACGGGATGACGAGCAGCGCCGAGCTGTCCGTACCACCCCTGGCCACGGTGTACCTGCGCTTCACCGGGTAG
- a CDS encoding aminoglycoside phosphotransferase, with translation MTSHLDQVQSFCSGQRWFGEKGHDVHVEAMATSVWLSDADAWPAVRIGFVYCSGPPGVEIPIRVYQLPLSYHRAPVENLAHALVGEWVEPDLGDAEVWVYDALHDKEATPYWLAGLTHGRQLDGLEFHPVHAPEHSLQVPADAQSLVLTVEQSNTSLVFDDVALLKVFRRLEPGSNPGVEIESALTEAGSELVPEVLGSARGRWPRAGGGTDSGELAMMTAFQKNATDGWSFATSSVRDLYAEADLHAEEVGGDFAAESHRLGASTAQVHSELAKALGTDIWEPAKLVEHADAMRRRLTAAAAAIPDLRPYSDGLMRAFDALAAYDQPVTVQRIHGDFHLGQVLRTIEGWKLIDFEGEPAKSLVERRALDTPVKDIAGMLRSFDYAARSLLADHQGDQQIAYRAAEWADRNQQAFCDGYAEVAGTDPRQQRVLLNAFLADKVIYEVLYEARNRPSWLPIPLSAAAQLAEQ, from the coding sequence GTGACTTCCCATCTGGACCAGGTCCAGTCCTTCTGCTCGGGCCAGAGGTGGTTCGGCGAGAAGGGACACGACGTCCACGTGGAAGCGATGGCCACCTCGGTGTGGCTGTCGGACGCGGACGCCTGGCCCGCGGTCCGGATCGGGTTCGTCTATTGTTCGGGCCCGCCCGGGGTGGAGATTCCGATCCGGGTGTACCAGCTGCCGCTCAGCTACCACCGCGCGCCGGTCGAGAACCTCGCCCACGCGCTGGTCGGTGAGTGGGTCGAGCCGGACCTCGGCGACGCCGAGGTCTGGGTGTACGACGCGCTGCACGACAAGGAAGCGACGCCGTACTGGCTGGCCGGGCTCACCCACGGACGGCAGCTGGACGGGCTGGAGTTCCATCCCGTCCACGCCCCCGAGCACTCGCTCCAGGTCCCGGCGGACGCGCAGTCGCTCGTCCTCACCGTGGAGCAGAGCAACACGTCGCTGGTGTTCGACGACGTAGCGCTGCTGAAGGTGTTCCGCCGGCTCGAGCCCGGGAGCAATCCCGGGGTCGAGATCGAGTCGGCGCTCACCGAGGCCGGGTCCGAACTGGTCCCGGAGGTGCTGGGCTCGGCGCGCGGTCGGTGGCCGCGGGCGGGCGGCGGTACCGACAGCGGCGAGCTGGCGATGATGACGGCGTTCCAGAAGAACGCGACCGACGGCTGGTCGTTCGCGACCTCCTCGGTGCGGGACCTGTACGCCGAGGCGGACCTGCACGCCGAGGAGGTCGGCGGTGACTTCGCCGCCGAGTCGCACCGGCTCGGCGCGAGCACGGCGCAGGTGCACTCCGAGCTCGCCAAGGCGCTCGGCACCGACATCTGGGAGCCGGCCAAGCTGGTCGAGCACGCGGACGCGATGCGCCGCCGGCTCACCGCCGCGGCTGCCGCGATCCCGGACCTGCGGCCGTACTCCGACGGGTTGATGCGGGCCTTCGACGCGCTGGCGGCGTACGACCAGCCGGTGACCGTGCAGCGGATCCACGGCGACTTCCACCTCGGTCAGGTACTGCGCACGATCGAGGGCTGGAAGCTGATCGACTTCGAGGGCGAGCCGGCCAAGTCGCTGGTCGAGCGGCGGGCGCTGGACACGCCGGTGAAGGACATCGCCGGGATGCTGCGCTCGTTCGACTACGCGGCCCGGTCGCTGCTGGCCGACCACCAGGGCGACCAGCAGATCGCGTACCGCGCGGCCGAGTGGGCGGACCGCAACCAGCAGGCCTTCTGCGACGGCTACGCCGAGGTCGCCGGCACCGACCCCCGGCAGCAGCGCGTGCTGCTGAACGCGTTCCTCGCCGACAAGGTCATCTACGAGGTCCTCTACGAGGCCCGCAACCGCCCCAGTTGGCTCCCGATCCCCCTGTCCGCAGCAGCCCAGCTGGCCGAGCAGTAG